The Candidatus Neomarinimicrobiota bacterium DNA window CTATAAAATCAAGTTAATTGTATAATCCCGATAATATTCTTTAATTGCCTTTTAATAATTCACTTATATATTGATAATATTAATGGCTGATACTTTCCTTAAGAACGGATTAACAGAATTACCACCTGATAAAATTCTATATGGATATGTGTTTGTCAACATATATTATTTAACCGTTGGGATTTACCTTTCCCATTAAATAATTAGCTTAATTATATTGTAATGATAACAATAATGTACTTATTACTATTATGTTATTATTTCTCGTATGAAATCTTCAGCTTTAATCCACTTTTAGCTAATATTCTATCTCTCTCAATTAAATCGGTCAGAATACATTTTAAACCCTACTCCCAAATTCATACATCGAGTCTTCCTTACCTCAATGTGCTTATACTCTCCCATCAGTAACACCTATCCATAGTCAAGTCCACTCCGGTCATTTTCCCCTATAACTCTAAGCTCTTTAGACAAGGAAAATGGTAAAAGGGTAACTATAAGAACAAATCAGACAATCCTTCTATACATTATCAATATTCATCTAATACATATTTTAGTATTTCCAGGTAATCCAGTAACATCCTGGTAATTAAAAATTTATCCAATACAACTTTCCGTGCATTCTCACCTAGCTCTTTTGAAAGATTCGGATTCTTTATAAGCTCAATAATTCTCTCGGCAAATCCCTCATAATCATACGGATCGAGTAAAAATCCATTATATCCATCCTTTATCTGAAGAGGTATTCCGCCAACATTTGAAGCTACTACAGGCTTCTTCTTCCATAAAGCCTCTGTAACTACCAGACCAAACCCCTCTCGTATAGACTTCTGCACGACTACATTAGAAATTGTTTGAAGTATGTTTACAAGAACATTATTCTCCGAAGTAATTAAAATTATATCACCCTTCTCAAGAAATTTATTTGCCTTTTTCTCGACTTTTCTATATATGATTAATCCTTCAGGATCATCAGTGGCCATACTGCCACATAGAACCAATCTACAATCAATTTTTTTCCTAACCATCTTATATATCTCTATTAACCCTTCAGGGTCCTTCCACTTATCAAATCTCGATATTTGAGTTATTATCGGTTTATCAGTTGGTATTCCAAATTTTTTCAAATACTTATTGATAACCTTCGTTGGTAATTGAATATTCTTCGGGGATAGGGGATCTATAACTGGATACACAACCCTCTGCTCGACATAAAGATCATCCTTGAGATATTTTTCATTTGATACTATGGCAAGATCATACCTAAGAATAAACCCTTTTAAAAATTCCCACAACTCTTTATTGGGATTGGTTATATCTACATGACATCTCCATATCCATGGCTGGGTCTTTTTATAAAAATTTATAAGAGGCAAGGGCTGTGGATCATGTATTATTACAACATCATGGTCAATATGTGTATAAATGGAAAAATTTTCATTGGACTGTATATAGAGGTCTTTCTTGATCTTCGTAAGATTAATTTTATCACCCTGTAGAGCATTGTGAAACTTCTTTGTTATATTGAATAAATCAGGATTCCCCCTTATTATCCGCCAGCCCGTATCAATTCCAATGTCATTCATTAAAGGGACAAGACTATTTAGAATCTCAGCAACTCCACCTCCGAGATAGGTGGAATTAAAATGAATTATTCTTTTACCTGCGATACCCCTGGCCTTTCTATATATCTCATGCAGTACTTTATCCCCCACTATTGAACGATAATTAATTAAATGTATCATCTGTCACTCCCCCTGATCTGACATTAATTTTATTATAAATTCCCTCACCTCTTTATAATCTCTTAATCTAAACTTGGCACTGGTAGAGCCAAAGCCTACCTTTATAGTTATTCCATCGTCGGATAGAGACCGAAACATATCCTCATCTGTCCAATCATCACCGATAGCAAGTATGAAATCACTATCTATTTCTTTGAGCCACTCTCTTACTGCTCGTCCTTTTCCAATTTCCGAATTCTTAATCTCTACAACCTTATTCCCCTCAAGCACCTGCAGGTTTGTTCCAGCGATCATATATGACAGGTTTTCCACAAGATCCCTCGCTCTTATATATCCCAAATCGGAATTCACACCCCTATAATGCCAGACCAAAGAAAATTCCTTCTCCTCTATGGATGACCCCGGTGTCTTGTCAACATAATATTCCATTACAGATCTTATCTCATCCTTCCAGCTATTATCTACATCCTCCAGTTTATACCATGAGCCACTTTTTTTCTTAAACCACGCGCCATGTTCTCCCGTAAGATTTACACCGATATCACTAAACCATTCATCCATTGTTTCTCTATCTCTACCACTTATTAAAACCACCTCGTTTTCCCTACTCAAATCTTTCAGTACCCTGATAAGTTCAGAATCAGGGCGAGCTTCTTTTACTCTTCTGAAAAAAGGAATAAGGGTACCATCATAATCAAGGAAAAATAACCTTCTGTTGGCATTATCATACATTTCTTTTATCTTTGTAAAAACCGTCTCACTAATAACGTCCGAAACCGCTTCTTCCTGCTCTGCTTTAACTCTTTTCAAACTATCTAGAAAGTCTTCTACCCATCTGTAAACATCATATCTTTTCAATTTATTAAACATCAATGATACTCTGTCCCTAGCTTCACTAATCGGCATTTCCATGGATTTCTTAATCGCACTTACAAGCTCATCCATATTATTGGGATTTACAATGATTGCCTCCGACAACTCTATAGCCGACCCAGCCATTTCGCTTAAAACTAACACCCCTGCATCAGGATATTTAGTTGAAATAAACTCTTTTGATACAAGGTTCATACCATCTCTGAATGGGGTTACGATCGCTACATCAGAAATTTTATAAAAAGCTATTAATTCTTCTTGCCTAAAACTTCTGTAGAAATATTCTATCGGCAGCCAATCTATTGAACGATATTTAGAGTTTATTCTGCTAACATGTCTATCTAACTCATCTTTTAATTTTCCATAATATTCTACCTTCCACCTTGATGGTACCACAATCATAAGCAATGTAACTTTTCCTCTGTATTCTGGATATTTATCCAGAAACCTTTCAAAAGCTAAAACCTTCTGTACAATCCCTTTTGTATAATCAAGCCTATCAACTGACAATATAACTTTCTTATCACCATATCTATTTCTCAATGATCCAACTTTTTGCTTAATAAAAATATCATTAGATGACTCATTAAATCTATCAACATCAATACCAAGCGGAAACGTATCGGCTTTTATAACTCTATTTATTACCAGCAATTCATTAAAAAAATGCTCAACTCCAAGTATGTGCTTAATAGAACTTAAAAAATGTCTCAAGTAATCATAGGTATGGAAGCCAATCAAATCAGCACCTATTAATCCCTGCAAAATTTCCTCCCTCCAGGGTAACAGTCTAAAAATTTCATAGGAGGGAAATGGTATATGCAGAAAAAACCCAATACTGGCATCAGGTATTTTCTGACGCAACAAACCCGGCAATAACATCAAATGGTAATCTTGAATCCATATAATTGAACCTTCAGTATAAATTTCTAAAACAGTATCAAGAAATCTATCATTTACCTTCTTATAGTACTCCCAAGATTTCTTATTGTATTCTGCATGCTCTATAAAGTAATGAAACAAAGGCCATATTGCTTTATTACTGAAACCCTCATAATACCACTTATACTCGCTCTTTGTAAGAAAAAGCGGGAACATATTTTTCTCCCTTAGCAGTCTAATTATAGATGTTCGCACCGGTCCTTTTATATCAAACATTCCGGGCCAGCCAACCCAGATACTTTCGTATCTGCCAGCTAAAGACCTTAATCCACTTGCGAGACCACCTGGAGAAGGTTTTACATCTATTTTACCCTTCCTATAAGATATGGTAACAGGTAATCTATTTGAAACAATAATCAGTTTATTATCACTTTCCTTCGTCTTTAGCTTTTTCATAGAGTTCCTTATAAATGTCTGAATATAATTTTTTCATGCAATCAGGACAAATGCTATGAGTAAAATCCACATCTGTGTTTTCTGATATGTATTTCTCTACATCATTCCAGTAACCTTGATCATCCCTTATCTTTTTGCAATTCGCACAAATAGGTAACAGACCAGATAACTCCTTTACCTCCCTTAAAGCTTTACGTAATTTTCTTAGTAACTTTTCTCGCTCATACTCTTCTATCTTATGTTTTAAAGCAATCGCAATTTGTACAGCCACCTCTTCCAGAGTCCTCACTTCCTTAGACAACTCGCTATTTTTCATATATTCAAAAATTATCATAGCACCGACAATTTTCCTTTTCACTTTTAATGGTAAACCTATGGCTAATTTTGGTAAATATTCAATATTTTCTATATCTATATCCGACTTTTCTATAACATCTATCATTTGGTTAGTCGATAAGATTATCATTTTTTCATTTCTCATTACTTCCCTTGATAAAATCTTCAATAGCCTTTTTCCGTAAAATTTTATTGGAACAGTACAATTATAGTAGGGAATACTTAAATATTTGCCCCTATGATTTATTGTGAAAAATATATTCTCAACATCAACCACCTTTTTCATCGAGGAATGTATCTCTTCTAGAAAATCTTTAAAAGCCCTCTTAGTGTACACAGCATTCGATATTTCAAAAAACGCGATATTCATATTTTCTGCTTTTACTCTTGCCGAAACGTCCTTGTATATAGCGAATCTACCTACAATCTCTCCTTTATCAAAAATTGATACAGCAGAAATAGACACAGGAATCTTCTTACCGTCTCTCCTCTTTCGATACGTATCATAGAAAATGTATCCTGTATTGGACATCTTATTAAGCCTCTTGCCTTCTTCTCTTATTTCATCGGGAACCATTACATCATCAATAAACTTACCCCGAACTTCATCCATTTTCCATCCAAATACTTCCTCAAATCTTTTATTTACCTCAAGAATATAAAAATTTCTATCCATATAGACCATTGGCTCGGGATTATAGAAAAATATCCTTTCAAACTTTTCCTTTTCCCTTCTTAATTCCTCCTCAATGTTCTTAATCTGAGTGATATCTCTGGAAATTCCAACAAGCCCAATGATATCTCCTTCCCTGTTAAACATTGGAACCTTTGTAACACTTACCCACCTTTTTTTACCTTCGGTTTCAATTAGCTCTTCCTTTCTTACTATACTTTTGCCTTTCTGAATTACTTCCTTCTCATCCCTTTCGGATTCTTCCGCAAATTTCCTATCAAAAAAATCATAATCGGTCTTGCCATATGCCTTCTCCGGACTTGATAAACCAAGCCTTTTAGCATGATAGTCGCTTATTAAAATAAACCGTGACTGTTTATCTTTAAAAAAGATTCCATCGGGAATACTTTTAAGTAAGGTATCCAGCATCTCTTTCTCATATTGAGAGAATCCTGTAATTCTATTATCCAGATAAATTCTAAACTTCATTTCCAGAATTCCAGATAAAGTTTCTAATACTGAATCTTCAATAGATTCTTTATTAAAGGTAGAAAAAAATATTAAACCATCGTATGATAGACCTGATAGTTTAAAAGTTATACAAAAAACATTGTCCAGTGTATACCCATTTACCTTAACTCTTCCGACAAGATATTTGCTATCTTTGTGATCTCTATCCTTAAATATATTTTTATAATCATCGGGAGATAATCTCAGAGGACCTCTATATTTTTTATTCCCACTTTCATAAATATTGAGAATTACAAGTTTTTTATCAACTTTGTTAACAAATCCAACTCCAATAATATCAATGTAACTACATTCACCCATTATAGACAGTATATCTTTGGAAAGGTCTATAATCCTTTTATATCCAGTCACCTCGACCTTTACAATTTTATTTATTATTTCATTTAAATTCACATTTTCCTCAAAAAAATTTTTAACGATTCAAAAGTACTTTGCTCCTTAACAATTTTAGTATTTCCATTGCTATAAACTTTGTATTCCTGCTACCTGTTTCCTCACTGGGACCAACACAGACAGGACAGCCAGAAGAGCAAAAACACTCTTCAATCAACTTATAAGTTGTCTCCACAAGCTCATCAAATTTATAATAAAGGTCTTCAGAAAGTCCTATCCCGCCGGGATAGTTGTCAAATATAAAAATAGTCGGTTCAAACTTACCTATTTTTTCGGGACTTATTTTCATCTCTGGTCTTGACTCATCAGCCATTGTATACACTCCCCTTGAGAAGGGTGTTGACCTTACATACCAATTCGCATTTCTATCACCAATTGCTCGATTCATGTCCTTGGGATCGACCATTATCAAAACGGAACCTGCATGATGCAACGCATAGGATAAGCCAAGCACCCCACTTATATTTTCACTTTTCGAATAAGGTAAATCATCAAGGAATGACCGTGTCAATGTAAACCATAATGCATTGGTCACCATTTCCTGCTCAGGAAGATTTATCTTTCCATATCCAAGATTCTCTGAAGTGTAAAACTTAATCTTTTTAAAACCAACAGCTTTATTTGTTACAAGAACCTCACCATTTTCCAGAATAACAGAATCAAATTTCTTCGACTCATATATATCAAGAATTCTCACATGAGTATAATCAATAGACATTGTGAAGTAATCAGCATTGGATTCCCTTACAAATGCTTTCTTCCCTTCCCAATCCAATTCTTCGACAAAATATTGATTTCCATCAACCATATAAATTGCACCTGGATATATTGTTGTCGGTACCGAATAAAAATCCACCTCACCAATCACTTTATCACACTCATCTCTATTAACTACCACAAAGTTTTCATGGGAGATACTCCTGATGTTGATATGACTCGCAGGATAATCCTCTGATTCCCAGTACCATCTATCGCCCTGTTTTACCACTTCGCCACTTTTATTCAGCATTCCAAGAATAGCCTTTGTATTTTCAATGGATATATTACCGAAGGTTTCACTACCGGAAAAAGGTAGTTCAAAACTTGCACATTTTATATGATCAACCAGTATCATAACATTGTTTGGATTTATCCTTGCACATTCTGGATTCCTGTCAAAAAAGTAACTCGGATTATTTATTATAAACTGATCCACAGGGAAGCTCCTTGCCACAAGAATCGCACAGGATAGAGCACCCCTTCTACCTGACCTACCAGCCTGTTGCCAGACTGATGATATATATCCAGGGAAACCAGCAATAATTGACACATCAAGACTACCAATATCAATTCCTAGCTCAAGGGCATTTGTCGCAATCACACATTTAATATAGCCCTCTTTCAATCCTCTCTCAATTTCTCTCCTTCTATATGGCAAATAGCCCCCTCTGTATCCAGCGATTATCTCTTTGCCTGCTTTATCAGATCTTCCTCTCTCAAAATCATCTTTAAGATATTTTGTTAGAATCTCAACATTTAGCCTCGATAGAGCAAAAATAATTACTGATATGTTATTATCAATGAATATTCTCGCAAGATTTCTTGTCTGGTGCAAATAATTTGCCCTGATTCCAAGTTCATTATTGACAATTGGTGGATTATAAAAGATAAAATACTTATCACCAGTTGGAGCTCCACTTTTGTCTATTAGGACAAAATCCTCTTCGGTAAGGTTTTCTGCATGCTCTTTTGGATTTGTTATTGTTGCCGAGCAGCATATAAATTGTGGATTAGAGCCATAAAACCTACATATTCTCTTTAGTCTCCTGATTACATTTGTGAAATGAGACCCAAAAACTCCACGATAAATATGCAGTTCGTCTATAACTATAAATTTTAAATTGGTGAACAGTTTAACCCACTTCGTATGATGTGGAAGTATACCCTGATGCAGCATATCAGGATTCGTTACAATTATGTTCCCACGCTGTCTTATCCTCTGTCTTATATTCTGGGGAGTATCACCGTCGAATGTCTGAGCATATACATCAATTCCCAACTTATTTATAATATCATTTAATTCAAAAATCTGATCCTGGGATAACGCTTTTGTCGGGAAAATATATAATGCCCTCGACTCACTATCTTCAATTATGGAGTTTACCACTGGCATGTTATAACAGAGTGTCTTACCACTTGATGTGGGAGTCTGGATACAGACATTCTTGCCTTCTTTAATTAATCTCCATGCTTCAGCCTGATGTGAATAAAGCTTTTCAATACCTCTTTTGATAAGAGCTTCTTTCAAATCTCTGTTCAAATCATCGGGGAAATCAGCATAAGAACCATTATTACCAGGTATTAACTTTGTTGCAGTAATACTGGCTTTAAAAGATAAATGATTCCTCAAACGCTCTATAATTTCTTCCAGCGTCAGGATGGAATTTATTGAGTTTTCCTTGTTAATCCTATTACCTCTTTTTGTTGTAAATACCTTTCAAGACTTTCTGGATTATCAAAAAGATATGTGTGAAATCCAATTTTCTCTGCAGGTAAAAGATTAGCTTGCAGATCATCTATAAATATAATTTCATTTGCCTTTGCTTTTAGCTTACTCATTACAGATGTGTAAATTCTCTTATCAGGTTTTACATATCCAAAATCATAGGAAAAAAACAGATAATCAAAATACCCGAATATATCATAATTTTTATTTATCGATTCAATATGAAGTGGATTCGTATTTGATAATATACCCTTCTTTATATTCCTATCGATTTTCTTCACAAGCTCTATCATTTGCTCATTTAATTTAAAACAGCTCGCCCAGATTTCTATAAGCTCTTCTTTATTTACCTCATTTGTAAGATTAAAACGCCTCTTCAATCCTGCAACATAGTCTTCTATGGCAATCTTTCCCTTCTCAAAATTTTTTTCCAGATTAGATTCAGGAAAATCTAAGAGCTTCTCTACAGGTTCACCAGTAATGTCAGAAAAAATCCTGAGAGCTTCTTCCTTGTCAACATTTACTATTACATTGCCAAGATCAAAAAGGACAAACTTTATATAAGACATTATTAATAAACTTCAGCTACCTGTTTCAGATACAATTTCTGTTTCTACTCTTCCATACTCTATACCAGCGTGATTCTTAAGAACAGGGTTTTCGTATTTTTCGAGTTTGGTCAAGATGGTCTCACCAATCAGCTTCAAATGTTTTAAAATCTGGATGATAACATACGCAGGGACTTCCCTATTACCACTCAAGGACTTTACAGCTGCTCCATAATATTTCCCATCTTCACCTTTTAACCCAATAGCTCCTATACCATCATCTCCCGTCTTTGATACACCCTTACCACCAGTAGCGATTATAAATTCTGTATCAAATCTATTTCTCCCAGCAACATGCTGCGGATTCAATGCCATAGCGGTAACCACCTTACGGAGATTTTCATCTTCCTCAGCAATTAATTTCTTATACATAATAGCAAGATTTTTTAATGGTAAAAAATATGTAGGAGAGTTGCAATTATCAATAGCAGTGGGAATTTTCTCCATTTCGGAGTAAGTCTGTATTTTCTCAAAAATATTCTTTTGTATCGGATGATTTTCCAGATTATAATTTTCAATTGCGACATCCATAGCCTTTGCCATTGCTATCATTCCAATGTGAGTTCCTGAACAGGCATTGTGCACCGTGGTAGGTCTTTTCCCCTGTAATATCAACTGTTCATAGCTCGACCTATCAATGGGAGGATGAACTCCACACTGTAAATCATCGACAGTTATATCAACTTTCCTCATCATCTCCCTTAATAAATCAACATGAATGACTTCTCCGTTGTGTGTCGAACACAAAAGAGCAAGTTCCTCATTTGTCAATCCATATTTGTCTACTATACCTGCCTCCAACATTGCTACAGCTTGAAAGGGTTTTGCAGCAGAACGGATATAGGATGGGAAATTCTGATCACCTGCTGAAAAAATTACCTTGCCATGATCGTTAACTACAACCGCATAGCTAATGTGAAAATTCTCTATTATATTGCCTCTGAAAAATTTCGTTATCAATCTCATGTACCAAATCTCCTTTCACTTACCCTCAACTAGAATAATATATTCTTTTAAGACTTCAGAAAGCCCTTTAAAAATTGCCTCCGCCAATAATATATCATCCAATGAGATAAATTCAAAATCAACAATATTAATTAAAGAATCTATAACACGTCTATTTAAACCCCCAGATATAGAGACCCTCATACCGTTTTTCTTTGCAACTCTAGCACTATGAGCTATTTGCTCCAGTTTTTTGTTATATTCAATGTGCATCTCTTCAAGAGCCAATGAATCTGAAGCCAGCTCAATCTCATCACATCCATATTGATAGGCAAATTTTAAAAATTTCAAATCCGGCTGCAGTCTGATAACAAATCCAATCTCTTCCCTATTACTGAACTCAGAAGTTACCTCTTTTATTTTTTTTGACGGCAGAAAAACAGATAAATCATCGCTAGATGGATCAATCAGTGTTATTACGTCAGGTTTATATTGCAACAGGCGCTGAATTATACCCTTTTCAGGAACAACCCTGACATTTATCCTCGCCTCAGTCATTGACTTGACTGTATCGAGAAAAAGCTCTATATCATCTACTACATCATAGGAAAAACAGATACCATGAATATTATTCACTTCTAATAGACCTACAATATTATAAATATTAGAAAGCTTAAGCCTGAAATATTTTTCAAACTTAATAAAAGAATCTAAATTAACTTCTAAATAGGCCATTTTATACTCTTATTCTACAATTTCAGATGCATATGTTAATATAACATCTGAAAAATAATTTTCCTCAATTAATTTTTTGAAAACCTCTAATGTCTCCGCTTTTACATGTCCAATCCCAATAGCTTTTCCCTTTCTCTTAGCTATCTCCTTTAACTTATCGAACTTAGCCCTAATTTCGTTTAAATCTGTCTCATTATCAAGAAATACCGATCTTACCGCAGTCTTTACACCATTTTGCCTCATAATATCAAAAGCTACACTTTTAGGAGATGTGAGACTATCAATGAAATATAAACCCTTTTCCTTTATATTCAACGCAACAATTCTCATCAACGATGGATCCTGAGTTGCCAATGATCCCATATGATTATTAATCCCAACTGCTTCGGGCAATTCCATAACAGCCATATTCAATTTTTCATTTACTTCGACAGGGCTCATACCTGTCCGCAACATAAATTCCTCTTCACCATAATTATATCTGCTATTCGCTTCTATAGCTTCCATTGGCATATGAATTATAACCTCTTTGCCAGCTCTTTTTGATTCAGCTGATATGATCCTCGAGTATCTATGCCCTGGAATTACCGAAATATTGAATTTCACACCCAATTCAAGAAATTCCTTAACTATATCATTATACCCATAACCAAAATCATCTATTATTATTGCTATTCTTGGCTTTATCAAAAACTCTTTACTGAAATATCTAATAAGACCGAGATTATCCTTCTTCAGAACCAGAATATAACCTGTAGGTTTCTTACTATAGCTTACAAAATATACGTATCCCTGATTCTCTCCAATTTGTGATCTTTTATAGATTTCGTATCCATTCCGATTCAGTATCCTGAAAACGGTTTTTTCCGACTCAATAAGTGATCTGGATTCATCAATCTCATATACCATTGTCCCTTTTGGAAGGGTCACCTTTTTGAATCTCTTTATATCAACATAATGAAATCCATTCTTAATTAAATCTGACTTTACTTTGAATACAAATCTCCTATAACCCTCAGCCAAAATGTAGCTGTCTGAAGGTTTTGAAACGGGCATGAAATAATATACGATAAAACCGATAGCAAGAATTATTAATATAAAGATATACCTTAATCTATTTTCGTCCTTTATTTTTTTTAAAACCTCTCCGTAAGGCTTTTTTAAATACCTAACCCGTTTCTTTTTTTCCATTTAAATTTCAATCAATTCAATATTTCCTTTTACTCCTAATTTATCATTTTTTATTACTAAAATACCATCTATTTCATCTTGTTTAGTAGCCTTTGAAACAATCATTTCAATATCATTTTCATTCTTTATCATATTGGCTATAGAGGTAGCCACTGCATCAGCCAAAATTGTTGACTTTGAAACCACGACTACAGCATCCGCCTTCCCAAAGCTTAAAGAATGTCCAACAGTCCCCGATGAGGTACAGACTCCTATCGGCATTATTTTAGCTTTTATTTTTATTCCTATTCTGCCTGAAAAAACCGAATCACCAGCGTATATAGCTATATTCCTATCCTTTTTTGAACTTAAAAATATATCTCCCCCATTCTCTATTATCACTTCATCAGTATATTTTAAAAGGTCTTTACCAACATATTCGGCAACAGCCCCAGCCACGCCCGCCATGGGACCAACATCTGCAACCCTACTATAAAAAATCATATCTTTTACAATATCAGGTGCCATTCGGTCATCATTAATTGGATTCAAACTTTTTAAGAACTCAGGACGTTTCCGAACGTAATCCTCAAGAATTCTTCTATACCTGTCAAGCAATCCTACCGCTTCAATAGATAAATCACGATCACTTTGAATAAAAAGCTCACTTTCTTTTATTCTGACTGTAAAAGAAATCAAATCCTTTGTTTTACACCAGCTTTGATAAAATCTTTCCATTAAAATGTTGCCTCCATAGCTCCTACCGGGCATGCAAGGATGCAGTGTTCACAAGCAATACAATCATCTTCGATAAATTCTACTTTCATTGTATCTATATCCATTAATAAAGCTTTGGTAGGACAGACTGAAATACATACTCCACAGTGTACACACTTTTCATCGTTCTTCATTATTCTTTGTTTTAATGTCTGTATTATTATTCCCTTAGATTTCAAATATTCGATACCTTCATTGTAATTTTTATCTTTACCTTTTAATTCTATAACCAACAGACCCTCTTCATCCGGGGTAACATAAGCCTTCAGTATATTAAACTCCAGATCAAAATCTTTTACAAGCTTACATATAATCGGTTGATCTACAAGACTTGGTGGGAATTTTAGTACAATCTTTTTATTTATCATTTATTTACCTCACATTTACCTTATAATTTTTACTTCTTTCTCCCAGCCTGGGAGCCTTTCCACAGGTTCCGTTAATAAAAACTTGCCTTCCTCAATCCACTTTTTTAATTCATTAGCAATCTTTCTTGCCATATAATAACTTGCAAGAGATCCAGTTGGTATTCCTTTCCCACATATTTTTATCTCGCCACTTCTCAATTCTTTATAGGTAACCTCTTTAATAATTTCCCCCGTTCCTTGAGGATAAGCCCGACTGTAATCAACTACAGGAGCATAAATATCGACATCACTTACAGAAGTATAAAATGCCATTTCTTCATCTAATATAGGGATAGGTATCCCCATCCCAACATAAAGAGAAGCACCATAACCGGTAATTGATGCTCCTTTCAAATATTCCGGGCTCATTTGTTTTAAATCACCAATAACCGCTATCGTACCCGCAGGTCTCTTGGGCACACCTCTTTCAGTTCTCTCTACATCAGGATTATGCTGTGTGCCATA harbors:
- a CDS encoding HAD family phosphatase; translated protein: MSYIKFVLFDLGNVIVNVDKEEALRIFSDITGEPVEKLLDFPESNLEKNFEKGKIAIEDYVAGLKRRFNLTNEVNKEELIEIWASCFKLNEQMIELVKKIDRNIKKGILSNTNPLHIESINKNYDIFGYFDYLFFSYDFGYVKPDKRIYTSVMSKLKAKANEIIFIDDLQANLLPAEKIGFHTYLFDNPESLERYLQQKEVIGLTRKTQ
- a CDS encoding pyridoxine 5'-phosphate synthase, whose product is MAYLEVNLDSFIKFEKYFRLKLSNIYNIVGLLEVNNIHGICFSYDVVDDIELFLDTVKSMTEARINVRVVPEKGIIQRLLQYKPDVITLIDPSSDDLSVFLPSKKIKEVTSEFSNREEIGFVIRLQPDLKFLKFAYQYGCDEIELASDSLALEEMHIEYNKKLEQIAHSARVAKKNGMRVSISGGLNRRVIDSLINIVDFEFISLDDILLAEAIFKGLSEVLKEYIILVEGK
- a CDS encoding DEAD/DEAH box helicase, producing the protein MTLEEIIERLRNHLSFKASITATKLIPGNNGSYADFPDDLNRDLKEALIKRGIEKLYSHQAEAWRLIKEGKNVCIQTPTSSGKTLCYNMPVVNSIIEDSESRALYIFPTKALSQDQIFELNDIINKLGIDVYAQTFDGDTPQNIRQRIRQRGNIIVTNPDMLHQGILPHHTKWVKLFTNLKFIVIDELHIYRGVFGSHFTNVIRRLKRICRFYGSNPQFICCSATITNPKEHAENLTEEDFVLIDKSGAPTGDKYFIFYNPPIVNNELGIRANYLHQTRNLARIFIDNNISVIIFALSRLNVEILTKYLKDDFERGRSDKAGKEIIAGYRGGYLPYRRREIERGLKEGYIKCVIATNALELGIDIGSLDVSIIAGFPGYISSVWQQAGRSGRRGALSCAILVARSFPVDQFIINNPSYFFDRNPECARINPNNVMILVDHIKCASFELPFSGSETFGNISIENTKAILGMLNKSGEVVKQGDRWYWESEDYPASHINIRSISHENFVVVNRDECDKVIGEVDFYSVPTTIYPGAIYMVDGNQYFVEELDWEGKKAFVRESNADYFTMSIDYTHVRILDIYESKKFDSVILENGEVLVTNKAVGFKKIKFYTSENLGYGKINLPEQEMVTNALWFTLTRSFLDDLPYSKSENISGVLGLSYALHHAGSVLIMVDPKDMNRAIGDRNANWYVRSTPFSRGVYTMADESRPEMKISPEKIGKFEPTIFIFDNYPGGIGLSEDLYYKFDELVETTYKLIEECFCSSGCPVCVGPSEETGSRNTKFIAMEILKLLRSKVLLNR
- a CDS encoding UPF0280 family protein, yielding MLMERFYQSWCKTKDLISFTVRIKESELFIQSDRDLSIEAVGLLDRYRRILEDYVRKRPEFLKSLNPINDDRMAPDIVKDMIFYSRVADVGPMAGVAGAVAEYVGKDLLKYTDEVIIENGGDIFLSSKKDRNIAIYAGDSVFSGRIGIKIKAKIMPIGVCTSSGTVGHSLSFGKADAVVVVSKSTILADAVATSIANMIKNENDIEMIVSKATKQDEIDGILVIKNDKLGVKGNIELIEI
- a CDS encoding asparaginase, translating into MRLITKFFRGNIIENFHISYAVVVNDHGKVIFSAGDQNFPSYIRSAAKPFQAVAMLEAGIVDKYGLTNEELALLCSTHNGEVIHVDLLREMMRKVDITVDDLQCGVHPPIDRSSYEQLILQGKRPTTVHNACSGTHIGMIAMAKAMDVAIENYNLENHPIQKNIFEKIQTYSEMEKIPTAIDNCNSPTYFLPLKNLAIMYKKLIAEEDENLRKVVTAMALNPQHVAGRNRFDTEFIIATGGKGVSKTGDDGIGAIGLKGEDGKYYGAAVKSLSGNREVPAYVIIQILKHLKLIGETILTKLEKYENPVLKNHAGIEYGRVETEIVSETGS
- a CDS encoding divergent polysaccharide deacetylase family protein, whose translation is MEKKKRVRYLKKPYGEVLKKIKDENRLRYIFILIILAIGFIVYYFMPVSKPSDSYILAEGYRRFVFKVKSDLIKNGFHYVDIKRFKKVTLPKGTMVYEIDESRSLIESEKTVFRILNRNGYEIYKRSQIGENQGYVYFVSYSKKPTGYILVLKKDNLGLIRYFSKEFLIKPRIAIIIDDFGYGYNDIVKEFLELGVKFNISVIPGHRYSRIISAESKRAGKEVIIHMPMEAIEANSRYNYGEEEFMLRTGMSPVEVNEKLNMAVMELPEAVGINNHMGSLATQDPSLMRIVALNIKEKGLYFIDSLTSPKSVAFDIMRQNGVKTAVRSVFLDNETDLNEIRAKFDKLKEIAKRKGKAIGIGHVKAETLEVFKKLIEENYFSDVILTYASEIVE